One window of Jannaschia sp. CCS1 genomic DNA carries:
- a CDS encoding fumarylacetoacetate hydrolase family protein — MKYASYIAHGQPYYGAVTDAGMIALSPDLPQWESLFDVLRAGQFDRLAKVAEGKSVTHTKFTYDMVLPDAQRILCVGVNFPDRNAEYKDGSETPKYMSLFPRFSSGFTGHDQPLIRPPENHTLDYEGEVVVVIGKAGRRISQDDAYNHIAALTICNEGTIRDWVRHAKFNVTQGKNWDRSAAMGPWLVPFTDASLLDDARIITRVNGEVRQDDTLSRMMHPIRRQIEYISTFMTLQPGDVIVTGTPTGAGARFDPPRYLVPGDLVEVEVSTIGTLRNGIADETP; from the coding sequence ATGAAATACGCCAGCTACATCGCCCACGGGCAGCCCTATTACGGGGCGGTGACCGACGCTGGCATGATTGCGCTCAGCCCTGATCTGCCCCAATGGGAGAGCCTTTTTGACGTCCTCCGGGCCGGGCAGTTCGATCGCCTGGCCAAAGTCGCGGAGGGTAAATCCGTCACCCATACCAAGTTCACCTACGACATGGTTCTGCCGGATGCGCAGCGTATCTTATGTGTTGGCGTCAACTTCCCGGACCGCAACGCCGAGTATAAGGACGGCAGCGAGACGCCCAAATACATGTCGCTCTTTCCCCGGTTCTCGTCGGGCTTTACCGGCCACGACCAACCTCTGATCCGTCCGCCTGAAAATCATACGCTGGATTATGAGGGAGAGGTGGTCGTCGTCATCGGCAAGGCGGGCCGGCGCATCAGCCAGGATGACGCCTATAACCACATCGCTGCCCTCACCATCTGCAATGAGGGTACGATCCGCGATTGGGTGCGGCACGCGAAATTCAACGTGACCCAGGGCAAGAACTGGGACCGATCCGCCGCGATGGGTCCATGGCTTGTGCCGTTTACAGATGCGAGCCTGCTGGACGATGCGCGCATCATCACCCGCGTGAACGGAGAGGTTCGCCAAGACGACACGCTCAGCCGCATGATGCATCCGATCCGGCGGCAAATTGAATACATCTCGACCTTCATGACGCTTCAGCCCGGCGATGTGATCGTCACGGGCACGCCCACGGGCGCAGGCGCGCGGTTCGACCCGCCGCGTTACCTGGTGCCCGGAGATCTTGTAGAAGTAGAGGTCAGCACCATCGGTACCTTGCGCAATGGCATTGCGGATGAAACGCCATGA
- a CDS encoding pyridoxal phosphate-dependent decarboxylase family protein gives MNWDDFAHWGRHIADWGAAYHKTLRDRPVRAQTAPGEIAAQLPAAPPEGPEPMDAVMADFEAMVLPGMTHWQHPRFFAYFPANAAPPSMLAEQLVNTVASQCMLWQTSPAATEVEGVMVDWLRQALDLPSNYTGVIQDSASSATLSAVLTMRERATGYTGNREGLSSKGRLRIYCSEEVHSSIDRACWVAGIGQDNLVKLPTTGPRFAMDPAALDAAIATDIRAGHTPAGLIAITGGTGVGASDDLGPILAIAKRHDLYTHLDAAWAGAAMICPEFHATFWQGVAGYDSIVFNPHKWLGAQFDCSVQFLTDPQPQLNTLKIEPEYLKTTGEAVTNYSEWTIPLGRRFRALKIWFLIRSYGLDGLRSRIRNHVTWAEELCAALRDDGFEITSDPILSLFSFRCPGNDDDQQRLVDALNDDGRIYLTQGSFQGRKVIRFQVGQFDCTRDDVMVARDVITEIWKTIR, from the coding sequence ATGAATTGGGACGATTTCGCCCATTGGGGCCGTCACATCGCCGATTGGGGGGCGGCGTATCACAAGACGCTTCGCGACCGCCCCGTGCGTGCGCAGACCGCGCCAGGCGAGATCGCAGCACAATTGCCCGCCGCGCCGCCCGAGGGGCCGGAGCCGATGGACGCCGTGATGGCGGATTTTGAGGCCATGGTCCTGCCCGGCATGACCCACTGGCAGCACCCGCGGTTCTTCGCTTATTTCCCCGCAAATGCCGCGCCTCCGTCGATGCTGGCAGAGCAATTGGTGAACACCGTCGCCTCCCAATGCATGCTCTGGCAGACCTCTCCCGCTGCCACGGAGGTGGAGGGGGTCATGGTGGACTGGCTCCGCCAGGCCCTTGATCTGCCGTCAAATTATACCGGTGTCATCCAGGACAGCGCGTCGTCGGCGACGCTCTCTGCTGTGCTGACCATGCGCGAACGGGCCACCGGATACACTGGCAACCGCGAGGGGCTCAGCAGCAAGGGTCGCCTGCGCATCTACTGCTCGGAAGAAGTGCATTCCTCCATTGATCGCGCCTGTTGGGTGGCGGGCATCGGCCAGGATAATCTGGTGAAACTGCCCACTACGGGGCCGCGGTTTGCCATGGACCCGGCAGCCCTGGACGCCGCAATCGCCACTGATATCCGTGCCGGTCACACGCCCGCAGGTCTCATCGCGATCACCGGTGGCACGGGGGTGGGGGCGTCCGATGACCTTGGTCCCATCCTCGCCATCGCCAAGCGCCATGACCTCTATACCCACCTCGACGCAGCCTGGGCCGGGGCGGCGATGATCTGCCCCGAATTCCACGCAACCTTCTGGCAGGGGGTGGCGGGATACGATTCCATCGTCTTCAACCCCCACAAATGGCTCGGCGCGCAGTTCGATTGTTCGGTCCAGTTTCTCACTGACCCTCAGCCCCAGCTCAACACCCTCAAGATCGAGCCGGAGTATCTGAAAACCACGGGCGAAGCCGTCACAAATTATTCCGAATGGACCATCCCCCTGGGGCGTCGATTCCGGGCGCTCAAGATCTGGTTCCTGATCCGGTCCTACGGCCTGGACGGGTTGCGCAGCCGCATCCGCAATCATGTGACCTGGGCGGAGGAGCTGTGCGCCGCCCTGCGCGACGACGGGTTCGAGATCACGTCTGACCCCATCCTCAGTCTGTTTTCCTTCCGCTGCCCGGGTAACGACGATGACCAGCAACGCCTTGTCGACGCGCTCAATGATGATGGACGAATCTATTTGACTCAGGGCAGTTTTCAGGGTCGCAAGGTGATCCGGTTTCAGGTGGGCCAATTCGATTGCACGCGCGACGATGTCATGGTGGCCCGCGACGTGATCACCGAAATATGGAAGACGATCCGATGA
- the hpaD gene encoding 3,4-dihydroxyphenylacetate 2,3-dioxygenase, with translation MPVPAPNLYPDFNVIRLSHVCLNVADLAASKTFYTDILGLQITDETDTHIYLRAMEERGHHCVILQKSDAPGTVEVMGFKTFDEDDLDRAEVFFSARGRPTAWVDRPYQGRTLLTSDNMGIPLEFYRQMDRLPPIHQQYALYRGVKPLRIDHFNCFSHDVDASVAFYNQFGFRVTEYTEDEDSGRLWAAWMHRKGGVHDMAFTNGTGPRMHHVAFWVPTPLNIIDLLDLMATTGYVTNIERGPGRHGISNAFFLYILDPDGHRIEIYCSDYQTVDPDLEPIKWDLKDPQRQTLWGAPAPESWFKHGSAFVGVDTRDSDMKASPIVAP, from the coding sequence ATGCCCGTTCCGGCCCCCAATCTATACCCCGATTTCAACGTCATCCGCTTGAGCCACGTGTGCCTGAATGTCGCCGATCTGGCCGCGTCAAAGACGTTCTACACCGATATCCTCGGCCTCCAGATCACCGATGAGACCGACACCCACATCTACCTGCGCGCCATGGAAGAGCGGGGGCATCATTGCGTCATCCTGCAAAAGTCCGACGCCCCCGGCACGGTGGAGGTCATGGGCTTCAAGACTTTTGACGAAGATGATCTGGACCGCGCAGAGGTGTTCTTCAGTGCCCGGGGCCGTCCCACCGCATGGGTCGACCGCCCCTATCAAGGCCGCACGCTGCTGACGTCCGACAACATGGGGATCCCGCTGGAATTCTATCGTCAGATGGATCGCCTGCCTCCGATCCATCAGCAATATGCGCTCTATCGTGGTGTGAAACCCTTGCGCATCGACCATTTCAACTGCTTTTCCCATGACGTCGACGCCTCGGTTGCGTTCTACAATCAGTTCGGGTTTCGGGTGACCGAATATACGGAAGACGAGGATTCTGGCCGTCTTTGGGCGGCGTGGATGCACCGCAAGGGGGGCGTCCACGACATGGCGTTCACCAATGGAACCGGGCCGCGCATGCATCACGTGGCGTTCTGGGTACCAACGCCGTTGAACATCATCGACCTGCTCGATCTGATGGCGACCACCGGCTATGTCACGAACATCGAACGTGGTCCCGGGCGGCACGGGATTTCCAACGCGTTCTTCCTCTATATCCTCGATCCCGATGGCCACCGGATCGAGATCTATTGCTCGGATTATCAGACGGTGGACCCGGATCTGGAGCCGATCAAATGGGATCTGAAAGACCCTCAGCGGCAAACGCTTTGGGGTGCGCCCGCGCCGGAAAGCTGGTTCAAGCATGGCTCGGCATTTGTGGGCGTGGACACGCGCGACAGTGACATGAAGGCAAGCCCCATCGTGGCCCCCTGA
- the hpaE gene encoding 5-carboxymethyl-2-hydroxymuconate semialdehyde dehydrogenase, with product MSKLDENIAKLDGYVARFREGGIPNRIGGVDVPGAGGVFQTMSPVDKSVICDVAHGTEADIDAAANAAHGAFPAWRDMPATERKRILVRVADAIEARAEEIALCECWDTGQAFKFMSKAALRGAENFRYFADQVVQARDGQHLKSPTLMNVTSRVPIGPVGVITPWNTPFMLSTWKIAPALAAGCTVVHKPAEASPLTARLLVEIAEEAGLPPGVLNTVNGFGEGAGKALCEHPKIRAIAFVGESKTGSLITKQGADTLKRNHLELGGKNPVIVFEDADLERALDAVIFMIYSINGERCTSSSRLLVQDTIREDFEAKLVARVNAIKVGHPLDPTTEVGPLISEEHFAKVTSYFDIARQDGATIAAGGEAFGDSGYFVKPTLFTKATNDMRIAQEEIFGPVLTSIPFSSEEEALRIANDTPYGLTGYVWTNDLTRALRFTDALEAGMIWVNSENVRHLPTPFGGVKSSGIGRDGGDWSFEFYMEQKHVGFAVGQHKITKLGALKQQSDSPERGAS from the coding sequence ATGAGCAAGCTGGACGAAAACATCGCAAAACTGGACGGCTATGTGGCGCGGTTCCGCGAGGGTGGCATTCCAAACCGGATCGGGGGCGTGGACGTGCCGGGGGCTGGCGGTGTGTTCCAGACCATGTCTCCGGTCGATAAAAGCGTCATCTGTGATGTGGCCCACGGAACGGAGGCGGATATCGACGCCGCCGCCAATGCGGCCCACGGGGCGTTTCCCGCTTGGCGTGACATGCCCGCGACGGAGCGGAAGCGCATCCTTGTTCGCGTGGCCGACGCCATTGAAGCGCGCGCCGAGGAAATCGCGCTCTGCGAATGCTGGGACACGGGCCAGGCTTTCAAATTCATGTCCAAGGCGGCCCTGCGCGGGGCGGAAAACTTCCGTTATTTTGCTGATCAGGTGGTTCAGGCCCGCGATGGTCAGCACCTGAAATCGCCCACGTTGATGAACGTGACCTCCCGCGTGCCCATCGGCCCCGTGGGGGTCATCACGCCCTGGAACACGCCATTCATGCTGTCGACGTGGAAGATCGCACCGGCGCTGGCGGCGGGCTGCACGGTGGTCCACAAACCGGCGGAAGCTTCCCCGCTGACCGCGCGGCTGTTGGTGGAAATCGCGGAAGAGGCGGGCCTTCCGCCCGGCGTGCTGAACACGGTCAACGGCTTCGGGGAAGGGGCTGGAAAGGCGCTCTGCGAGCATCCGAAAATCCGGGCGATTGCCTTTGTGGGTGAATCCAAGACAGGCTCCCTGATCACTAAGCAAGGGGCGGACACGCTCAAGCGCAACCATCTGGAATTGGGCGGCAAGAACCCCGTCATCGTTTTTGAAGACGCCGACCTGGAGCGCGCTTTGGATGCGGTGATCTTCATGATCTACTCCATCAATGGGGAGCGTTGCACGTCGTCCTCCCGGCTTCTTGTGCAAGATACGATCCGAGAAGATTTTGAGGCGAAGCTGGTGGCGCGCGTCAACGCCATCAAAGTCGGCCACCCCCTGGATCCGACGACGGAAGTGGGCCCGCTGATCAGCGAAGAGCATTTCGCCAAAGTTACCAGCTACTTCGATATCGCGCGCCAGGACGGTGCGACCATTGCGGCAGGGGGCGAGGCCTTCGGTGACAGCGGCTACTTCGTCAAACCCACGCTCTTCACCAAGGCCACCAACGACATGCGCATTGCGCAGGAAGAGATCTTTGGTCCCGTCCTCACCTCCATCCCGTTTTCGTCCGAGGAGGAGGCGCTTCGGATCGCCAACGACACACCCTACGGCCTCACCGGATATGTCTGGACCAATGACCTGACCCGCGCCCTGCGGTTCACGGATGCGCTGGAGGCGGGGATGATTTGGGTGAATTCCGAGAATGTCCGCCACCTGCCGACCCCGTTCGGTGGGGTGAAATCGTCGGGGATCGGACGCGATGGCGGGGATTGGAGTTTCGAGTTCTACATGGAGCAAAAGCATGTGGGCTTCGCCGTAGGGCAGCACAAAATCACCAAGTTGGGTGCGCTCAAGCAGCAAAGCGATAGCCCAGAAAGGGGAGCCTCTTAG
- a CDS encoding 5-carboxymethyl-2-hydroxymuconate Delta-isomerase: protein MPHFQIDYSANLEESVDMAALCEAIRAEAASIAAFPMPGIRVRATRVDHCAIADGDPKHGFVDISVRLREGRPDDVKQDAITRIFEAAKAHLAPAMATHSIALSAEMRDINAALSPKTGSIRDHLKDPA from the coding sequence ATGCCCCATTTCCAGATCGACTATTCGGCCAACCTGGAGGAATCCGTGGACATGGCCGCCCTGTGTGAGGCGATCCGGGCGGAGGCCGCTTCGATTGCGGCGTTTCCGATGCCGGGCATCCGGGTGCGCGCCACCCGGGTGGATCATTGTGCGATTGCCGACGGTGATCCGAAACACGGTTTTGTCGATATCTCCGTCCGCCTGCGCGAAGGCCGTCCGGACGATGTGAAACAGGACGCCATCACGCGTATTTTTGAAGCCGCGAAGGCTCATCTCGCTCCAGCGATGGCCACACACTCCATCGCGCTGTCGGCCGAAATGCGGGACATCAACGCCGCGCTTTCGCCCAAGACAGGCAGCATCCGCGACCATCTAAAGGACCCCGCATGA
- the hpaR gene encoding homoprotocatechuate degradation operon regulator HpaR yields the protein MSRKFPPTARSLPMALIRAREGVMAPIRDMLSETGITEQQWRVLRVLSENGPLDATSLADRASLLFPSLTRIATKMRDKGLITQTRDEVDRRRHFIAITEDGQKIIDDRADQSAQIVADIRATLGEDDYETLLDLLAKLDPGSRD from the coding sequence ATGTCCCGCAAATTTCCCCCGACCGCGCGCTCGTTGCCAATGGCGCTGATCCGCGCACGCGAAGGCGTTATGGCACCGATCCGCGACATGCTGTCAGAAACCGGAATTACCGAACAGCAATGGCGCGTTCTGCGGGTGTTGTCCGAGAACGGGCCGTTGGATGCCACATCCCTTGCCGACCGCGCGAGCCTTCTGTTCCCCAGTCTGACCCGCATCGCCACGAAGATGCGTGACAAAGGGTTGATCACCCAGACCCGCGACGAGGTGGACCGCCGCCGGCATTTCATTGCGATCACGGAAGACGGGCAAAAGATCATCGACGACCGCGCGGATCAATCGGCGCAGATCGTGGCGGATATTCGGGCGACACTCGGCGAGGACGATTACGAAACACTGCTGGACTTGCTGGCAAAACTTGACCCCGGGTCACGGGACTAA
- a CDS encoding Tm-1-like ATP-binding domain-containing protein: MTDKTILVIGTYDTKDAELGFLADVIRDQGGRVLTMDVSVLGAPSMPCDLSKHDVAEEGGSSIEAAIASGDENTAMQIMARGASLLVARLYAEGRFDGMVVLGGTMGTDLALDVCTALPLGVPKYIVSTVSFSPLIPAERLAADTQMILWAGGLYGLNSVCKASLSQAAGAVLGAARAVQKPDPDKPLIGMMSLGTSALKYVIPLKPALEERGYEVAVFHATGMGGRAFESLAAQGAFACVFDFCTQELGNHIHGSNISAGADRLTNAGASGTPQIVAPGCYDLVDIVGWQPVPEKWTDHLSHAHNRLLTSIVLNTEERREVARAHAVQLATAKGATAVILPRHGLGEWDREGADLHDQEGLNAFLAELSRALPANVQAHAIDAHINDALFADTALTIFDQWCAEGLVP, translated from the coding sequence ATGACCGACAAAACCATCCTTGTGATCGGCACCTACGACACCAAGGACGCAGAGCTTGGGTTTCTGGCCGATGTGATCCGCGACCAGGGCGGGCGGGTGCTGACCATGGACGTCTCGGTCCTCGGCGCGCCGTCGATGCCGTGCGATCTATCCAAGCATGATGTGGCCGAAGAGGGGGGCAGCAGCATTGAGGCAGCCATCGCGTCGGGCGATGAAAACACTGCGATGCAGATCATGGCGCGTGGCGCGTCGCTGCTGGTGGCCCGCCTCTATGCCGAAGGGCGCTTTGACGGGATGGTCGTGCTGGGGGGCACGATGGGCACCGATCTGGCGCTGGACGTCTGCACAGCCTTGCCGCTCGGCGTGCCGAAATACATCGTGTCGACTGTGTCATTTTCCCCGCTGATCCCGGCGGAAAGGCTCGCGGCAGACACGCAGATGATCCTTTGGGCGGGCGGGCTTTACGGCTTGAACTCGGTCTGCAAAGCATCCCTGTCCCAGGCGGCGGGGGCCGTGCTGGGGGCCGCACGGGCGGTCCAGAAGCCGGACCCCGATAAGCCGCTGATCGGCATGATGTCCCTTGGGACCTCGGCGTTGAAATATGTGATCCCCCTGAAGCCTGCCCTGGAAGAGCGCGGCTATGAGGTGGCCGTGTTCCACGCCACGGGCATGGGCGGGCGAGCGTTTGAGAGCCTCGCCGCCCAGGGGGCGTTTGCCTGCGTGTTCGATTTCTGCACGCAGGAACTGGGCAACCATATCCATGGCTCCAACATTTCCGCCGGGGCGGATCGCCTGACCAACGCGGGCGCATCCGGCACGCCGCAGATTGTCGCGCCGGGCTGCTATGATCTGGTGGACATCGTGGGCTGGCAGCCCGTCCCAGAGAAATGGACCGACCACCTGAGCCATGCGCACAACCGCCTGCTGACCTCCATCGTGTTGAACACAGAAGAACGTCGTGAGGTCGCCCGTGCCCATGCCGTGCAACTGGCGACGGCCAAGGGCGCCACGGCAGTGATCCTGCCCCGCCACGGTTTGGGAGAATGGGACCGCGAGGGTGCGGATCTGCATGACCAAGAGGGCCTCAACGCCTTCCTGGCCGAATTGTCGCGGGCCCTGCCAGCCAACGTCCAAGCGCATGCAATCGACGCCCATATCAACGACGCGCTCTTTGCCGACACCGCCCTTACGATCTTTGACCAGTGGTGTGCCGAGGGCTTAGTCCCGTGA
- a CDS encoding aldehyde dehydrogenase family protein: MDQARIDALRGQPVPPFGHLIDGKIVPASDGAVMDVTSPLNGEVLTTSARGTALDMETAIASARTAFEDRRWAGQSPAARKKVLHKWADLIEAHALELAVLGVRDNGTEISMALKAEPGSAAATIRYYAEALDKVYGEIAPTAGDVLGLIHKEPVGVVGAIIPWNFPLMIGAWKLGPALAMGNSVVLKPAETASLSLMRMAELALEAGLPPGVLNAVTGEGAVVGEVMGLSMDVDVLVFTGSGGTGRRLLDYAARSNLKRVYLELGGKSPNVIFADAPNLEEAAKVAAGGIFRNAGQVCVAGSRLLVQASIHDEFVAMVAQVTEQMQVGDPLNLSTQIGAVNSEAQLAQNLAFVDTAQAEGGTVTTGGTRVLQETGGSFMAPTIVTGVTPDATLSQKEVFGPILAVTPFETDEDAVRIANSTVYGLAGAVWTSNLGRAHRMVRDIRAGVMHVNTYGGADGTVPLGGVGQSGNGSDKSLHALDKYINLKTAWIKL; encoded by the coding sequence ATGGATCAAGCCCGCATCGACGCCCTTCGCGGGCAGCCTGTTCCCCCGTTTGGGCATCTGATTGATGGTAAGATTGTGCCTGCCTCGGACGGGGCTGTGATGGACGTGACCTCCCCCCTGAATGGGGAGGTACTGACAACCAGCGCGCGTGGCACGGCGTTGGATATGGAGACGGCCATTGCGTCGGCCCGCACAGCGTTTGAGGATAGGCGTTGGGCTGGCCAATCTCCCGCCGCCCGCAAGAAAGTGCTGCACAAATGGGCTGATCTGATCGAGGCCCACGCGCTGGAACTGGCTGTTCTGGGCGTGCGCGACAATGGGACTGAAATTTCCATGGCCCTGAAGGCCGAACCAGGGTCCGCCGCAGCGACGATCCGTTACTATGCGGAGGCTTTGGATAAGGTTTACGGCGAAATCGCCCCCACGGCGGGTGATGTCCTGGGCCTAATCCACAAGGAACCCGTGGGCGTTGTCGGCGCGATCATCCCGTGGAATTTCCCACTGATGATCGGCGCGTGGAAGCTGGGGCCTGCCCTGGCGATGGGCAATTCGGTGGTGTTGAAGCCCGCGGAAACGGCGTCCTTGTCGCTGATGCGCATGGCGGAGCTGGCGTTGGAGGCCGGCCTGCCGCCGGGTGTTTTGAACGCAGTGACCGGGGAAGGCGCAGTGGTGGGGGAGGTCATGGGCCTCTCGATGGATGTGGACGTGCTGGTGTTCACCGGCTCCGGCGGGACGGGGCGGCGGTTGCTGGACTATGCCGCCCGGTCCAACCTCAAACGGGTGTATCTGGAGTTGGGCGGAAAAAGCCCCAACGTCATCTTCGCCGACGCCCCAAATCTGGAGGAGGCCGCAAAGGTCGCGGCGGGTGGTATTTTTCGCAACGCGGGGCAGGTCTGCGTGGCGGGGTCCCGGTTGCTGGTGCAGGCATCTATCCACGATGAATTCGTTGCCATGGTCGCGCAGGTCACGGAACAGATGCAGGTGGGCGACCCGCTCAACCTGTCCACGCAGATCGGCGCGGTGAACTCGGAAGCGCAACTGGCCCAGAACCTCGCGTTTGTGGATACGGCGCAGGCCGAAGGCGGCACAGTCACGACGGGCGGCACGCGTGTGTTGCAAGAGACCGGCGGCAGCTTCATGGCCCCCACGATCGTGACGGGCGTCACCCCGGACGCGACCCTATCGCAGAAAGAGGTCTTCGGCCCCATCCTCGCCGTGACCCCGTTTGAGACGGACGAGGACGCCGTGCGCATCGCCAATTCCACCGTCTACGGGCTGGCAGGCGCGGTCTGGACATCGAACCTTGGCCGCGCCCATCGGATGGTTCGCGATATCCGCGCCGGCGTGATGCATGTGAACACCTATGGCGGCGCGGACGGCACGGTGCCCTTGGGCGGTGTTGGGCAATCGGGCAACGGGTCTGACAAGTCGCTCCATGCGCTGGACAAATACATCAACCTCAAGACGGCGTGGATCAAACTATGA
- a CDS encoding tripartite tricarboxylate transporter permease, which produces MENLLAGAQMLARWDVVLALFVGSIGGVVIGAIPGVGPAVAIAILLPATFAFDPIVGLTVLLGIYGSSMYGGAIPAVLINTPGTAVNALTSYDGYPMTQNGQAHRAVSLAYSASFWGGIFGILCLILLSPVLAIIAPMFGSREIFLAALLGIILVILAHRGQIMAAGLLAMFGIFLQTVGLDAVTYTPRYTFDLSFLSSGVNLIVVVLGLFALSQAFFLLTAPDESPNAKPVAGRMSAGFRELLKHKRVATVASGFGVILGMIPGTGEFTAQFMSYTYAQKTSKEPETFGKGSPEGLIASEAANNAVPAAAMIPLLALGIPGEALTAMMLSVFYVHNVIPGPQLFQNNIDLVYGLYFALIALNVIVMVFLLFSTNLLTKIIKIPTRFLGLLILLLSFVGVYSLRNSLTDCMIAAGFGVLGLILKRLNLPIVPIILGMVLGGIMEVKLRSALPRLNSPFDMIERPIAMIIFVMILCVIALHIRTLVKELRAPEAGDDHALHDTQQR; this is translated from the coding sequence ATGGAAAACCTGCTTGCCGGAGCGCAGATGTTGGCCCGCTGGGACGTGGTCCTGGCGCTGTTCGTGGGCTCCATCGGCGGCGTGGTTATTGGCGCGATTCCGGGCGTTGGCCCCGCCGTGGCCATTGCGATCCTGCTGCCCGCGACTTTCGCGTTTGATCCCATCGTGGGCCTGACCGTGCTTCTGGGCATCTACGGATCCAGCATGTACGGCGGCGCGATCCCGGCCGTCCTGATCAACACGCCGGGCACGGCCGTGAATGCGCTGACCTCTTACGACGGCTACCCGATGACCCAGAACGGTCAGGCGCACCGCGCCGTGTCGCTGGCCTACTCCGCCTCCTTCTGGGGCGGTATCTTTGGCATCCTTTGCCTTATCCTTTTGTCCCCCGTCCTCGCCATCATCGCGCCGATGTTCGGCTCGCGAGAGATCTTCCTCGCCGCGCTTCTGGGCATCATCCTCGTGATCCTTGCCCATCGCGGCCAGATCATGGCGGCGGGCTTGTTGGCGATGTTCGGCATCTTCCTGCAAACCGTGGGGCTGGATGCTGTGACCTACACGCCGCGCTACACGTTTGATCTGTCCTTCCTGTCATCGGGCGTGAACCTGATCGTGGTCGTGCTGGGCCTTTTCGCGCTGTCTCAGGCCTTCTTCCTTCTCACGGCCCCCGACGAGTCGCCCAATGCCAAACCGGTCGCGGGCCGCATGTCCGCAGGCTTCCGCGAATTGCTCAAACACAAGCGCGTGGCGACCGTCGCCTCCGGTTTCGGGGTGATCCTTGGCATGATCCCCGGCACCGGAGAATTCACTGCGCAATTCATGTCCTACACCTACGCCCAGAAGACGTCGAAAGAGCCGGAGACATTCGGCAAAGGCTCTCCGGAAGGTCTGATCGCGTCGGAGGCGGCCAACAATGCCGTTCCCGCCGCTGCGATGATCCCGCTTCTGGCGCTCGGCATCCCCGGAGAGGCCCTGACGGCCATGATGCTATCGGTCTTCTACGTCCACAACGTCATCCCCGGTCCGCAGCTGTTCCAGAACAATATTGACCTCGTCTACGGCCTCTATTTCGCGCTGATCGCGCTGAACGTCATCGTCATGGTGTTCTTGCTCTTCTCCACCAACCTGTTGACGAAGATCATCAAAATTCCCACGCGTTTTCTGGGTCTGCTGATCCTTCTTCTGTCCTTTGTGGGCGTCTATTCCCTGCGCAACTCGCTCACGGATTGCATGATCGCGGCGGGCTTCGGGGTGCTCGGCCTGATCCTGAAACGACTGAACCTGCCGATTGTGCCGATCATTCTGGGTATGGTCCTGGGCGGCATCATGGAGGTCAAACTCCGCTCCGCCCTGCCGCGCCTCAACTCGCCGTTTGATATGATTGAGCGGCCCATCGCGATGATCATCTTCGTGATGATCTTGTGTGTCATCGCGCTCCACATCCGCACGCTCGTCAAAGAACTGCGCGCGCCTGAAGCCGGGGATGACCACGCCCTTCACGACACGCAGCAACGGTAG
- a CDS encoding tripartite tricarboxylate transporter TctB family protein: protein MSRVKTLQALFKRYRRPGDIVFAWALLIVSVFLLSQLWGQTTWRSGNALFAQPRFWPGVSLAGMAIFAAFHLLGSALSERIEGRWSEVWLWISSLEYAGWFIIYALVVPYTGYLPTTVVFAVALALRVGYRSGKSVLAAAASAVVIVVLFRSLLQVRVPAGAVYQYLPDGLRQFFLIYL, encoded by the coding sequence ATGTCACGCGTCAAAACTTTGCAGGCCTTGTTCAAGCGCTACCGCCGCCCGGGGGACATTGTCTTCGCCTGGGCCTTGCTGATTGTCTCCGTCTTCCTGCTGTCACAGCTTTGGGGTCAAACCACGTGGCGCAGCGGCAACGCCCTGTTTGCACAACCACGCTTCTGGCCCGGCGTGTCGCTGGCGGGCATGGCAATCTTCGCGGCGTTCCACCTTCTGGGCTCGGCCCTGTCGGAGCGGATTGAGGGGCGGTGGTCGGAAGTCTGGCTGTGGATATCCTCGCTGGAATATGCGGGCTGGTTTATCATCTACGCGCTGGTCGTGCCCTATACCGGCTACCTTCCGACCACCGTCGTCTTCGCCGTCGCGTTGGCTCTGCGCGTTGGATACCGGTCCGGCAAGTCGGTGTTGGCTGCTGCCGCCTCCGCCGTTGTGATCGTCGTGCTGTTCCGGTCGCTCTTGCAAGTGCGTGTGCCCGCCGGCGCGGTCTACCAGTACCTGCCCGACGGCCTCCGTCAATTCTTCCTCATCTACCTCTGA